The proteins below are encoded in one region of Pirellulales bacterium:
- a CDS encoding fatty acid desaturase has protein sequence MSRTTVTEPKRPTSSATSANQGTAEPQAELGYVPDPSRLPPPEGVAGLKILWPYVIGIGGMHLLLPLAFFPYFFSWTGVVLALLGLYVFGTLGINLCYHRLLTHRSFECPRWLERTFAILGVCCLQDAPGRWVVVHRLHHQHSDERPDPHSPLVNFLWGHVGWLLVANRDVNNMNTYEKYGRDIFRDPFYMGIERNLNWLWIYVAHVGVFYLGGFFAGWAMTGDWLAGVQFGLSLVVWGVIVRTVAVWHITWSVNSVTHLWGYRNYETDENSKNNWFVGLVSNGEGWHNNHHAEQRAAAHGHRWWEFDVTYLTIWLLERVGLAQEVVLPRSWSAGKKS, from the coding sequence ATGTCGCGCACGACCGTCACGGAACCGAAGCGGCCGACATCTAGCGCCACCAGCGCCAACCAAGGCACTGCCGAACCGCAGGCCGAGCTGGGCTATGTGCCCGATCCCTCGCGGCTGCCCCCGCCCGAAGGCGTCGCCGGTCTCAAGATTCTGTGGCCCTATGTGATCGGGATCGGCGGCATGCACTTGCTGCTGCCGCTGGCCTTCTTCCCCTACTTCTTCAGTTGGACGGGGGTCGTGCTGGCCCTGCTGGGGCTCTATGTCTTTGGCACGCTCGGCATCAACCTCTGCTACCACCGACTGCTCACACACCGCAGCTTCGAATGCCCGCGCTGGCTCGAGCGCACCTTCGCCATCCTGGGCGTCTGCTGTCTGCAGGATGCTCCGGGCCGCTGGGTGGTCGTTCACCGCTTGCACCACCAGCATTCCGATGAACGCCCCGATCCGCACAGCCCCCTGGTGAACTTTCTCTGGGGCCACGTCGGCTGGCTGCTGGTGGCCAATCGCGACGTCAACAACATGAACACCTACGAAAAATACGGCCGCGACATCTTTCGCGATCCGTTCTACATGGGCATCGAACGCAATCTGAACTGGTTGTGGATCTACGTCGCCCACGTGGGCGTCTTCTATCTCGGTGGCTTTTTCGCGGGCTGGGCCATGACGGGCGATTGGCTGGCTGGCGTCCAGTTCGGATTGAGCCTGGTGGTCTGGGGCGTCATCGTGCGCACGGTGGCCGTGTGGCACATCACCTGGAGCGTCAACTCGGTGACCCATCTGTGGGGCTACCGCAATTACGAGACGGACGAAAACAGCAAGAACAACTGGTTCGTGGGCCTGGTGAGCAACGGCGAGGGGTGGCACAACAACCATCACGCCGAGCAGCGCGCCGCGGCGCACGGACATCGCTGGTGGGAGTTCGACGTCACCTACCTCACGATCTGGCTCCTCGAGCGAGTCGGGCTTGCCCAGGAAGTGGTCCTGCCGCGATCCTGGTCGGCCGGGAAGAAGTCTTGA
- a CDS encoding beta-ketoacyl-[acyl-carrier-protein] synthase family protein produces MRERPSVVITGVGIVSPLGIGRERFWQSIVSGRSGVALVKAFDSIHLPARIAAEVRDFEPKEFVRPRKSLKVMARDSQFAVACSDLALADAGIAAGQLDPDRFGVVLGADRLRNELTESAPTYHACAPEGTFEYERWATDGFSAMYPLGFLKVLPNMPACHISILHDARGANNTLHQGELSTFLAVAEAQRLIERGGADVVITGGVSSRMHPIDYVRRCLTLEMSHRNDRPELASRPFDRERDGQVFGEGGAVFVLESEDHAEARRAKILGRVLGYGGACEPLPPAGPITGVAIAQAIRATLADARISPAELGHVSAHGLSTRHDDRVEAVAIHETLGDVPVLAPKSYFGNLGAAAGAVELAVNLLALEAGVVPPTLNVECVAPECPIDVVRHRSLAGRPATALLLSHTAEGQSAGLLLAGA; encoded by the coding sequence ATGCGCGAACGCCCTTCGGTCGTCATCACCGGCGTCGGCATAGTGAGTCCGCTCGGCATCGGCCGCGAGCGTTTCTGGCAATCGATCGTCTCGGGCCGCAGCGGCGTGGCCCTGGTCAAGGCGTTCGACTCGATCCATCTGCCCGCGCGCATCGCGGCCGAAGTGCGTGACTTCGAGCCCAAGGAATTCGTTCGCCCACGCAAATCGCTTAAGGTGATGGCCCGCGACTCGCAGTTTGCCGTGGCGTGTTCGGACCTGGCCCTGGCCGATGCCGGCATCGCGGCCGGGCAACTCGACCCCGATCGCTTCGGGGTCGTGCTGGGCGCGGACCGCCTGCGCAACGAGCTGACCGAGTCGGCCCCCACCTACCATGCCTGTGCCCCCGAGGGCACGTTCGAATACGAGCGCTGGGCCACCGACGGATTCTCGGCGATGTATCCGCTGGGATTCCTCAAAGTGCTGCCCAACATGCCGGCCTGTCATATCTCGATCCTGCACGATGCCCGCGGCGCCAACAACACGTTGCACCAGGGAGAACTCTCCACGTTTCTGGCCGTGGCCGAGGCGCAGCGACTCATCGAACGTGGCGGCGCCGACGTCGTCATCACGGGGGGCGTGAGCTCGCGCATGCACCCCATCGATTATGTGCGCCGCTGCCTCACGCTCGAGATGTCGCACCGCAACGATCGACCGGAACTGGCCTCCCGCCCCTTCGACCGCGAGCGCGATGGTCAGGTGTTCGGCGAAGGGGGGGCCGTCTTCGTGCTCGAAAGCGAGGACCACGCCGAGGCCCGACGCGCGAAGATCCTGGGCCGAGTGCTTGGCTACGGCGGCGCCTGCGAACCCCTGCCCCCCGCCGGCCCAATCACCGGCGTCGCGATTGCCCAGGCGATCCGCGCGACCCTGGCCGACGCAAGGATCAGCCCTGCCGAGTTGGGACACGTCAGCGCGCACGGCCTTAGCACGCGGCACGACGATCGTGTCGAAGCGGTGGCGATTCACGAAACGCTGGGGGACGTGCCCGTCTTGGCGCCGAAGAGCTACTTCGGCAACCTCGGCGCGGCGGCCGGGGCCGTCGAATTGGCCGTGAACCTGTTGGCGCTCGAGGCCGGGGTCGTGCCCCCCACGTTGAACGTCGAGTGCGTCGCTCCCGAGTGCCCGATCGACGTCGTGCGACACCGCTCCCTCGCGGGACGACCGGCCACCGCACTGCTCCTCAGTCACACGGCCGAAGGTCAATCGGCCGGCCTGCTCCTCGCCGGCGCGTAG